In one window of Halomarina pelagica DNA:
- the hmgB gene encoding hydroxymethylglutaryl-CoA synthase → MTSVGIDAIEIHTGKLKLDLAETFAPAKGEEPEKYTKGLGLAASSFPDTYEDIVTMGANAAHRLMKRRGLEPADIGRIDVATESAFDNSKPVSTYIAGCLEQVFEGDFHHANKGERKFACISGTQSLDDAYNWIKAGRNRGRSALVIATDTALYARGDAGEATQGAGAVAMLIAEDPDLVELSAEQGYGSADETDFLKPNQQFPSVDGKRSVQVYLARMREALEDFESVSGDTHPDDFVLVPFHTPFPGMVRKAALLGYRHMIRDTSIEEELAAEIGRQPRYEAFEDEAAFLDAVREYTDALKDTETYLEWYDRVIAPTLEIAREVGNWYTGSVHVARASGLKHALENDWEIEGKKLLVGSYGSGAQAEIHAETVQPGWEEEIAHLNVDEQLEARRDISFEEYERVHDAHNHDKRLDDVEEFTVPDGEFAFDGWGRMGERKYRFVE, encoded by the coding sequence ATGACATCCGTCGGCATCGACGCAATCGAGATCCACACCGGGAAGCTCAAACTCGACCTCGCGGAGACCTTCGCGCCCGCGAAGGGCGAGGAGCCGGAGAAGTACACGAAGGGACTCGGCCTCGCGGCGAGTTCCTTCCCCGACACCTACGAGGACATCGTCACGATGGGCGCGAACGCCGCCCATCGACTGATGAAGCGACGCGGCCTCGAACCGGCCGACATCGGCCGCATCGACGTGGCGACCGAGTCCGCGTTCGACAACTCGAAGCCCGTCTCGACGTACATCGCGGGCTGCCTCGAACAGGTCTTCGAGGGCGACTTCCACCACGCCAACAAGGGCGAGCGCAAGTTCGCCTGCATCTCCGGCACGCAGAGTCTGGACGACGCCTACAACTGGATCAAGGCGGGTCGAAACCGCGGGCGCAGCGCGCTCGTCATCGCCACCGACACGGCGCTCTACGCGCGCGGCGACGCCGGCGAGGCGACCCAGGGGGCGGGCGCGGTCGCCATGCTCATCGCCGAGGACCCCGACCTCGTCGAACTCTCCGCCGAGCAGGGCTACGGGAGCGCCGACGAGACGGACTTCCTCAAGCCCAACCAGCAGTTCCCGAGCGTCGACGGCAAGCGCTCGGTGCAGGTCTACCTCGCGCGCATGCGCGAGGCGCTCGAGGACTTCGAGAGCGTCTCGGGGGACACGCACCCCGACGACTTCGTCCTCGTCCCCTTCCACACGCCCTTCCCCGGCATGGTCCGCAAGGCCGCCCTGCTGGGCTACCGACACATGATCCGCGACACGAGCATCGAGGAGGAACTCGCCGCCGAGATCGGCCGCCAGCCGCGCTACGAGGCGTTCGAGGACGAGGCGGCGTTCCTCGACGCCGTCCGCGAGTACACGGACGCGCTCAAGGACACCGAGACGTACCTGGAGTGGTACGACCGCGTCATCGCCCCCACCCTGGAGATCGCGCGCGAGGTCGGCAACTGGTACACCGGGTCGGTTCACGTCGCCCGCGCGAGCGGCCTGAAGCACGCCCTGGAGAACGACTGGGAGATCGAGGGGAAGAAGCTCCTCGTCGGCTCCTACGGCAGCGGCGCGCAGGCGGAGATCCACGCCGAGACCGTCCAGCCGGGCTGGGAGGAGGAGATCGCTCACCTGAACGTCGACGAGCAGCTGGAGGCCCGCCGCGACATCTCCTTCGAGGAGTACGAGCGCGTCCACGACGCGCACAACCACGACAAGCGGCTGGACGACGTCGAGGAGTTCACCGTCCCCGACGGCGAGTTCGCCTTCGACGGCTGGGGGCGCATGGGCGAGCGCAAGTACCGGTTCGTCGAGTAG
- a CDS encoding DUF433 domain-containing protein encodes MAQQSARIVTTPDVLGGEPRIAGRRIGVLFIYEQVEGRDLSARTVADRYDLDIADVYHALAYYHEHPREMSELRERRERVEREAADDPNVVTGPGDVHESSQR; translated from the coding sequence ATGGCACAGCAGAGCGCCCGCATCGTCACGACGCCGGACGTCCTCGGGGGCGAGCCTCGAATCGCGGGTCGCCGCATCGGCGTTTTGTTCATCTACGAGCAGGTCGAAGGCCGCGACCTCTCGGCGCGGACGGTGGCCGACCGGTACGATCTCGACATCGCGGACGTCTACCACGCGCTCGCGTACTATCACGAACACCCCCGCGAGATGTCCGAACTCCGGGAGCGACGCGAACGGGTCGAGCGCGAGGCGGCCGACGACCCGAACGTCGTTACCGGGCCTGGCGATGTCCACGAATCGTCTCAACGATAG
- a CDS encoding DUF5615 family PIN-like protein codes for MVRFLLDEHTERDLADKLVRDGHDVERVVALSDLGPGVPDDRVRSYARSTDRIVVTNDDDFVEVEADDRGCVFYYPNQRLASFDLYRIITNVVEAFPDRESFPSVVFLTEKWL; via the coding sequence ATGGTACGGTTTCTCCTCGACGAACACACGGAGCGTGACCTCGCGGACAAACTCGTCCGCGACGGCCACGACGTCGAGCGCGTCGTCGCACTCTCCGATCTCGGACCGGGCGTACCCGACGACCGGGTGCGTTCGTACGCTCGTTCGACGGACCGGATCGTCGTCACCAACGACGACGATTTCGTGGAAGTCGAAGCCGACGACCGCGGCTGCGTGTTCTACTATCCGAATCAACGGCTCGCGTCGTTCGATCTCTACCGTATCATAACGAACGTCGTAGAGGCGTTCCCGGACCGCGAATCGTTCCCCTCCGTGGTCTTTCTCACCGAGAAGTGGTTGTAA
- the gcvPA gene encoding aminomethyl-transferring glycine dehydrogenase subunit GcvPA, with product MSSHNSGSPFAPHTPEETAAMLAAVGAASEEDLFDIPDGLRFDGAFGIESRSEQATRAHVDATLGRNADLTEFLGRGHYDHYVPSLVDHLSQRSEFLTSYTQYQPEVAQGFLQALFEYQSMLVELTGLDVANCSMYDAATALGEAATLAARLRRISGETVLVPDLLHEGRRGVLENYVEGAGLAVESYPTDDANADVEALADRVEEDVAMVYAENPTVRGTIEERLPEIGDLAHENDALFVLGTDVLALALLREPASVGADVVVGEAASLGLGASYGMGLGLFACREAFLRQVPGRLVGVSEDATGRRAYTLTLQTREQHIRRERATSNICTNQAWVALRAAMHAATLGPQGLVDLANDCVTATADLAERVDAIVGMRAPVHDRHHFREFVAHTDQPAAAVASDLEREGFAVHVVGEHEIQLCTTETNAARRDALVEALEVVA from the coding sequence ATGAGCAGCCATAACTCCGGTAGTCCCTTCGCGCCGCACACCCCCGAGGAGACGGCGGCGATGCTCGCCGCCGTCGGCGCGGCGAGCGAGGAGGACCTCTTCGACATCCCCGACGGACTGCGCTTCGACGGCGCGTTCGGCATCGAGTCGCGAAGCGAACAGGCGACGCGCGCGCACGTCGACGCGACGCTCGGGCGCAACGCCGACCTCACCGAGTTCCTCGGTCGCGGTCACTACGACCACTACGTGCCCTCGCTGGTCGATCACCTCTCCCAGCGCTCTGAGTTCCTGACCTCCTACACGCAGTACCAGCCCGAGGTGGCCCAGGGCTTCCTGCAGGCGCTGTTCGAGTACCAGTCGATGCTCGTCGAGCTGACGGGCCTCGACGTGGCGAACTGCTCGATGTACGACGCCGCGACGGCGCTCGGCGAGGCGGCGACGCTCGCCGCCCGCCTCCGGCGGATCTCCGGGGAGACGGTGCTCGTCCCCGACCTCCTCCACGAGGGCCGCCGGGGCGTCCTCGAGAACTACGTCGAGGGCGCGGGGCTCGCGGTGGAGTCCTACCCGACCGACGACGCGAACGCGGACGTCGAGGCGCTCGCCGATCGCGTGGAGGAGGACGTGGCGATGGTCTACGCCGAGAACCCGACCGTCCGGGGGACGATCGAGGAGCGCCTCCCCGAGATCGGCGACCTCGCGCACGAGAACGACGCGCTGTTCGTGCTCGGGACGGACGTGCTCGCGCTCGCGCTGCTCCGGGAGCCCGCGAGCGTCGGCGCGGACGTGGTCGTCGGCGAGGCGGCCTCGCTCGGGCTGGGCGCGAGCTACGGGATGGGCCTCGGGCTGTTCGCCTGCCGCGAGGCGTTCCTGCGGCAGGTGCCCGGTCGCCTCGTCGGGGTCAGCGAGGACGCGACCGGCCGCCGGGCCTACACCCTGACGCTCCAGACCAGAGAGCAGCACATCCGCCGCGAGCGCGCGACGAGCAACATCTGCACGAACCAGGCGTGGGTCGCGCTCCGGGCCGCCATGCACGCGGCGACGCTCGGCCCGCAGGGGCTCGTCGACCTCGCGAACGACTGCGTGACGGCGACGGCCGACCTCGCCGAGCGCGTGGACGCGATCGTGGGGATGCGCGCGCCGGTCCACGACCGCCACCACTTCCGCGAGTTCGTCGCGCACACCGACCAGCCCGCGGCGGCGGTGGCGTCGGACCTCGAGCGCGAGGGGTTCGCCGTCCACGTCGTCGGCGAGCACGAGATCCAGCTCTGCACGACGGAGACAAACGCCGCGAGGCGCGACGCGCTGGTGGAGGCGTTGGAGGTGGTCGCGTGA